In Segnochrobactrum spirostomi, the DNA window CGCCGGAACGGCGCGGCGCCACCGTGGGCACCGTCATGGCGGGCCTGCTGTCCGGCATCCTGCTCAGCCGGACGATGGCGGGGTTCGTTGCGGCCCATTTCGGGTGGCGGGAGATGTTCTGGCTCTCCGTGCCTCTCTCCGTTGCGGCGGCCGTGCTGATGGGTGTCGTTCTGCCACGAAGCAAACCCTCTTCGTCGATGGCCTATCCCCGCCTGCTCCACTCCATCTGGCATCTTTGGCGCACGCTTCCGGCCCTGCGTCTGGCGGCACTCACCCAATCGGCGCTCTTCGCCGCGTTCACCGTGTTCTGGACGATCCTTGCGTTCCGCCTCGCCGAGCCGCGATACGGATATGGCGCCGAGACGGCGGGCCTGTTCGGGCTGGTGGGCGCCGTGGGCATTCTCGCCGCGCCCCTCGCGGGGCGCTTCGCCGACCGGAGCGGGGCCTCGCGGGCGGTCGCGCTCGGCGTCGCCGTGACGCTGGTTGCATGGGTGATCTTCGGCCTCTGGACGTCGCTGTCTGGCCTGGTGGTCGGGGTGATCCTTCTCGACTTCGGCATCCAAGCCGCCCTGATCTCGAACCAGCACATCGTCTTCGCCCTGCGCCAAGACGCGCGCGCTCGGCTGAACACCGTTCTGATGGGCACGATGTTTCTCGGGGGCGCCGTCGGCTCGGGCGCTGCAACGCTGGCGTGGCAGATGGGCGGCTGGACCTTTGTCAGCGCGCTCGGGGTGATCTTCGCGACGATCGCCGCCGGCCTGCAACTCGCCGGATCGCGCCGGCGGGCGTAGAGGGGCGCGGCCCCTCTCGCCCCTCACTGGCGATGGGCGTCGCGCCATGCCTTCGGGGACGTACCGATCTCCCGGGAGAAGACCCGCGTGAAATGGCTCTGGTCGGCGAAGCCGCAAGCCACCGCGATCTCGGCGATGGTCATCCGGCCCTCGAGAAGAAGCTGCCGGCCTCTGTCGACCCGCATCTTGAGAAGCCAGCGATGGGGCGTCATCCCCGTGACGCGTGCGAACTGCCGCGCGAAGTAACTCGGCGTCAAGCCACAGGCCGCGGCAATTTCGGCGATCGTGAGGTTGCCGTCGAGCCTGTCGGCGATCATCTCGCGAGCCCGCTTCACCTGCCAGGCAGCAAGGCCTTTGGCGACGGCGCGCGGCTCCAGCGCGGTGCCGTATGCGCCTGCGATATGCGTGCAGAGCGCAACCATGGTCTGGTCGAGGAAGAGCTGGCTGAGCTCCCCGGACCGCTCGAGCGCCGCCGTCATCGCCAAGCCCAGATGGGAGATCACGGGGTCGAAGAAGCCCTGTCCCGACACGACGCGGAGATCGCCCATCGGCGGCCGGCCGCCGGCCCGTGCGAGGCTGTCGAAATAGCGCCTAGGGACATGAAAATGCAGCGTGTCGAAGGGATCTTCGAGCTTCGCCTCGACGCGGCTGCGGAGATCGAAGAAGACGCAATTGTTCCGCAGAAGTCCGGTTTGCGGGGTGCTGCGCCCGTCGAGCCAGAGCTCCCCCTTTTCGTAGTCGCTCAGTTCCAGGGAGAACGCATAGCCTTCCTGGGCCGGAACCGGCTCGACGAACCCGAAATCGGGCCCGCCGGCGATACGGGCGATCGTAACGTCCGATCCCGTGGCTCCGCGGAGGGCGAGCGAGGTGACGATCGTCTTGCCGTGCCAGTGCTCGTCGAGGCGCTCCCCGTAAGAATGTCTGCCCATCGTCCCCGTCTCGTCGATGATTCCTGCATCGCGCCGGTTGAGTTCGGCCGACCGTCCTGCCCGCGGCATCTGCTGCCTATCGCACCGCTGTCGGGACGCGTCGCGCGGGGGAGATCATTCCTGCGTGAGCGGCGCGTGCGAGGGCGAGAGCTGAACGCCCGCCGAACCGACCCCGTGCGGCGACCTATGCCCAGATCGGCTGCGTTCGCGGCCGGCCCTTCATCAAGCGCAACCGCGCGAAGATCGCGTCGTCACGCATTTCTTCAACCCAGTCGCAATGTGTTCAATCGTGCGGCGGGCTCGGTCCGCTACCGTTCGGCCGCGGCAATATGAGAGCGGCGACGTCTCGAGAGGTTGCCGCGCAGAATTTCGTGCAGCGGAGCTCGAGCATGGACCGAACGGCCCCATCCAGCGAAACCGACGAAACACCCTCCGGAATGCCTCGATGGCTATCGCGCGCCGGAGCGACCGCCGGATGCCCCGTTGTGTCGCCCTTTGCGACGGAGACGAGCGCGACGATCGCCGATGCGGTCGTCCAGGAACTGACGGCCGCCATCCTGGGAAGCGAGGCCTGCCGGAACTGGCTCGATCGGCCCGAGCCGGATATCGCAGAAGCGCAGGCTGCTATCGAACATTCCATCGTGGCCGCCCGCCGCGC includes these proteins:
- a CDS encoding helix-turn-helix domain-containing protein, whose amino-acid sequence is MGRHSYGERLDEHWHGKTIVTSLALRGATGSDVTIARIAGGPDFGFVEPVPAQEGYAFSLELSDYEKGELWLDGRSTPQTGLLRNNCVFFDLRSRVEAKLEDPFDTLHFHVPRRYFDSLARAGGRPPMGDLRVVSGQGFFDPVISHLGLAMTAALERSGELSQLFLDQTMVALCTHIAGAYGTALEPRAVAKGLAAWQVKRAREMIADRLDGNLTIAEIAAACGLTPSYFARQFARVTGMTPHRWLLKMRVDRGRQLLLEGRMTIAEIAVACGFADQSHFTRVFSREIGTSPKAWRDAHRQ
- a CDS encoding MFS transporter, coding for MTAREDASADLVGKAREPAALGRGTTFAMAVAAGLAVANIYYNQPMLELIEQELPDRLAGAIPTATQLGYAVGLFLLVPLGDLVERRRLIVVQFAALSVALALAALAPNAMTLVVASLAVGFLATVAQQIIPFAAHLASPERRGATVGTVMAGLLSGILLSRTMAGFVAAHFGWREMFWLSVPLSVAAAVLMGVVLPRSKPSSSMAYPRLLHSIWHLWRTLPALRLAALTQSALFAAFTVFWTILAFRLAEPRYGYGAETAGLFGLVGAVGILAAPLAGRFADRSGASRAVALGVAVTLVAWVIFGLWTSLSGLVVGVILLDFGIQAALISNQHIVFALRQDARARLNTVLMGTMFLGGAVGSGAATLAWQMGGWTFVSALGVIFATIAAGLQLAGSRRRA